A window of Mixophyes fleayi isolate aMixFle1 chromosome 10, aMixFle1.hap1, whole genome shotgun sequence contains these coding sequences:
- the LOC142103445 gene encoding uncharacterized protein LOC142103445, with amino-acid sequence MKTVFYTVLLSMVLYPAENRYFGQDSMQQRDEGQMMDSGGVMPDQRYGLGRQRSSQYGKYGIFDQQTGLTKNSGSSGEEQDELSDLPQKFRPSESRNGKKGFAQGRLQDQISGLAQTLGSSLGGQHNCLSGLAQKFGLSGSEDGKKGFSQEGLQDMISGLAQKFGLSGSEDGKKGFSQGGLQDLLSGLGGKFGLSGSKDGKKGFSQGGLQDLISGITQKFGLSGSKDGKKGFSQGGLQDLISGITQKFGLSGSKDGKKGFSQEGLQDQISGQPMKLNILGSKNNKKLLLQGLQDKFSGGAQKFGSSPGGPQKKPIPGSNSGFLGQGLRTGGSARTGRYGSSQGGMESRNPGFMSQGRDDEDDSYRR; translated from the exons GACAAATGATGGACTCCGGTGGTGTGATGCCCGATCAAAGGTACGGCCTTGGAAGACAGAGATCTTCGCAATATGGAAAATATGGAATATTTGATCAGCAAACTGGCCTAACCAAGAACTCTGGATCATCAGGAGAAGAGCAAGATGAGCTGTCTGACCTACCCCAGAAATTTAGACCATCAGAATCTAGGAATGGCAAGAAAGGCTTTGCACAAGGAAGACTACAAGATCAGATCTCCGGACTAGCACAGACGCTTGGCTCATCGTTGGGAGGACAACACAACTGTCTCTCTGGACTAGCACAGAAGTTTGGCTTATCAGGGTCTGAGGATGGTAAGAAAGGCTTTTCTCAAGAAGGGCTACAAGATATGATCTCTGGGCTAGCACAGAAGTTTGGCTTATCAGGGTCTGAGGATGGTAAGAAAGGCTTTTCACAAGGAGGGCTACAAGATCTGCTCTCTGGACTAGGAGGGAAGTTTGGCTTATCAGGATCCAAGGATGGCAAGAAAGGCTTTTCACAAGGAGGACTACAAGATCTGATCTCCGGTATAACACAGAAGTTTGGCCTATCAGGATCCAAGGATGGCAAGAAAGGCTTTTCACAAGGAGGACTACAAGATCTGATCTCCGGTATAACACAGAAGTTTGGCCTATCAGGATCCAAGGATGGCAAGAAAGGCTTTTCACAAGAAGGACTACAAGATCAGATCTCCGGACAACCCATGAAATTGAACATACTAGGGTCTAAGAATAATAAGAAACTTTTATTACAAGGACTGCAAGATAAGTTCTCCGGAGGAGCCCAGAAGTTTGGCTCATCGCCGGGAGGACCACAAAAGAAGCCTATACCGGGCAGCAATTCTGGCTTTCTTGGTCAAGGATTAAGGACTGGAGGATCAGCCAGAACTGGAAGATATGGCTCTTCTCAAGGTGGCATGGAAAGCAGAAACCCTGGATTTATGAG TCAAGGCCGAGATGATGAGGACGATTCATACAGACGCTAG
- the LOC142103978 gene encoding serum amyloid A protein-like — protein MKGPVLLLLISLAAAAAQLQWIAESGRFVKEAAQGSWDMARAYNDMKDANYIGADKYFHARGNYDAAQRGRGGEWAAKVISDTREFGQMAGSSGRGREDSLADQRANEWGRSGNDPNHFRPNGLPSKY, from the exons ATGAAGGGTCCCGTCCTCCTGTTGTTGATATCTCTGGCTGCGGCTGCAGCACAGTTGCAATGGATAGCAGAGAGTGGCAGATTTGTTAAAGAAGCCGCTCAAG GATCGTGGGACATGGCCAGGGCATATAACGACATGAAAGATGCAAACTACATAGGAGCCGACAAGTATTTTCACGCCCGCGGGAACTATGATGCCGCCCAGAGAGGAAGAGGTGGCGAGTGGGCAGCCAAGGTTATAAG TGACACAAGAGAATTTGGCCAGATGGCTGGAAGCAGCGGGAGAGGAAGAGAAGACAGTCTGGCCGATCAGAGAGCCAATGAGTGGGGGCGAAGCGGAAACGACCCCAATCACTTCAGACCTAACGGCTTGCCTAGTAAATACTAG